One Alkalidesulfovibrio alkalitolerans DSM 16529 genomic window, GCCGCGCTCACGGCCGCAGCTCACTCCCCGAATCCCAGACCACGCAAAAATCCGGGATCCTCGGTCCAGCCCTCGCGCACCTTGACCCACAGTTCGAGGTGCACCTTCATGCCGGTCATTTCCTCGATTTCCAGGCGGGCGGCCTGGCCGATGCGCTTCAACCGTTCGCCGCGCTTGCCGATGATGATGCCCTTGTGGTTGTCGCGCGCGGTCCAGATGAGCGCACCCACGCGCAACAGCCGCCCCTCCTCCGACCACTGTTCGATTTCCACGGCCGTCTGGTAGGGAAGCTCCTGGGAAAGTTCCAGAAAAACCTTCTCGCGCACGATTTCGGCCACCAGAAAGCGAAGCGGCACCGTGGAGAGTTGGTCTTCGGGGAACATGGCCGGTCCCTCGGGCAGGCAGGCCGTAAGACGCGCCAAAAAGCCGTCCACCCCCTCGCCCCGGGTCGCGGAGACGGGAAATATCTCCGCTTTTGGCCACAGAGCACCGATGCGCGCCAGGACAGCGAGCAAGACCCGCTTGTCGGACACGAGGTCGACCTTGTTGGCCAGGACGAAGAGCGGCCTCGCCTCCGAGGCCAGAGGCTCGCGCAAAGGCGCGGTCTCCTTGTCGAAAAGGCCAGGCTTTTTGGCGTACAGCGCGGCGTCGAGAACCACGGCCACGGCGTCGGCCTGGGCCAGGGCGTCCCATGCGGTCTGCAGCAGGAAGCGGTTCATGCGGCCGCGCAGGCGGTGCAGACCTGGAGTATCCATGAAGACCACCTGGGCCTCATCCGTGGTCCAGATGCCGCTGATGCGGTTACGCGTGGTCTGGGGCTTTGGCGTGACGATGGCCAGCTTTTCGCCGAGCACGCGGTTCATGAGCGTGCTCTTGCCTGCGTTGGGGGGGCCCATCAGGGCCACGGTGCCGAAAACATGCCGCATGGTGTCGTCAGGACAGAAATGGACAACCGTTCGCGTCCAAAGCTTTTCCGCCCCTGTATCTCCTTTTCGAAAATTTCGCTCAGGAGGCACCATAGCTGGTGTGGCGCGGCCTCACAAGGGGCGCGACGCGGCCTGAAAACGAAGCCGAAGTACGGCCGCACGCTTCGTTTACGGGACATTGCAGCGGCAAGCGCCCCTTGCCATGACCACGAAGCATGTCTATAGCTGCGCTCGACATGGCCAAAAACCTCATCATCGTCGAGTCCCCAGCCAAGGTCCGCACCATCAGGAAATTCCTCGGCAAGGACTATGCTGTCGAAGCCTCGGTCGGCCACGTTCGCGACCTGCCCTCCAAGGACCTGGGCGTGGACGAGGCCAACGACTTCGCCCCGAAGTACCAGGTCATCCCCGGCAAACAGAAGGTCGTGAGCAAGTTGCGCGAGGCCGCGGACAAGGCCGAGCGCATCTACCTCGCCCCCGACCCCGACCGCGAGGGGGAGGCCATCGCCTGGCATGTGGCCGAGATCCTGCGCGAAGCGGGCGGCAAGAAAAAGACCGCGGCCGAAAAGACCATCAGCCGCATCCAGTTCAACGAAATCACGGCCAAGGCCGTGCGCGAAGCACTGTCCCATCCCCGCGAACTGGACGTCCGCCTCTTCGAGTCACAGCAGGCCCGGCGCATTCTGGATCGGCTCGTGGGTTACAAGCTTTCCCCCCTGCTCTGGAAGAAGGTCAAGCGCGGTATCTCGGCCGGCCGCGTGCAATCCGTGGCGCTTCGCCTGATCGTGGACCGCGAGCGCGAGCGCCAGGCCTTCGTGCCTGTGGAATACTGGCCCTTCAAGGCCGAGTTGGCTGCAGACGAGCCGCCCGCGTTCACCGTCGACCTGTGGAAGGTTGGCGGCAAGCCCGCCCAGATCGGCTCCGCCGAAGAAGCCGAAGCCCTCGCCGGACGTATCGAGTCGGCGGAATTCACCGTCGCCGAAGTCACGGAGAAGGAGCGCAAGCGCGAACCCGCGCCGCCTTTCATCACTTCCACGCTCCAGCAAGAGGCCAACCGCCGCCTGGGCTACTCGGCCAAGAAGACCATGGGCGCGGCCCAAAAGCTCTACGAAGGCGTGGAACTCGGCGACCTTGGCATCGTGGCCCTCATCACCTACATGCGCACCGATTCGGTGCGCATCGCCGACGAGGCGCGCGAGGCCGCACGGGCGCACATCGCCGCCACCCTGGGCGAGGAGTACCTTCCGGCCAAGCCGAGGGCCTTCAAGACCAAGGCGGGCGCGCAGGACGCGCACGAAGCCATCCGCCCCGTGGACGTGACCATC contains:
- the era gene encoding GTPase Era yields the protein MRHVFGTVALMGPPNAGKSTLMNRVLGEKLAIVTPKPQTTRNRISGIWTTDEAQVVFMDTPGLHRLRGRMNRFLLQTAWDALAQADAVAVVLDAALYAKKPGLFDKETAPLREPLASEARPLFVLANKVDLVSDKRVLLAVLARIGALWPKAEIFPVSATRGEGVDGFLARLTACLPEGPAMFPEDQLSTVPLRFLVAEIVREKVFLELSQELPYQTAVEIEQWSEEGRLLRVGALIWTARDNHKGIIIGKRGERLKRIGQAARLEIEEMTGMKVHLELWVKVREGWTEDPGFLRGLGFGE